The Ornithinimicrobium faecis region CTGCCAGCCTGCCGATGCGCATGGCCTCGGGGGCGATCGACCTGGCTGTCGTGGTCATCGTGCTGCTGTTCGCCTTCTGGGTCTCCCCCTGGAGCCTGGTGGGCGAGGACATGGCGCTGGTCCAGGCGATGGTCATCGCGCTGCTGGTCGGGTCACTGGTCGCGGTGCCCGTGGCCAGCGAGACCCTCAGCCAGGGCCGCACCCTCGGCAAACTGATCTTCGGTCTGCGCACCGTCCGGGACGACACCGGCCCCATCGGCTTCCGGCACGCCCTGATCCGGGGCCTGACCACCTGGTTCGAGGTCTGGCTGACCGGCGGTGGCCTCGCGTTGCTGATCGCGGCCTCCAACGAGAAGGCCAAGCGACTCGGTGATTTCCTGGCCGGCACCTATGTCGTGCGCGAGCGGGTCCGGTTGGAGCTCCCCCCACCCCCCGAGATGCCGGCAGAGCTCGCGCCCTGGGCGATCAGCACCGACATCGGTGTGATCCCGGACGGCCTGGCCGTGGCGGTCCGCCAGTTCCTCTCCCGCCGTCACGAGCTCACACCGCCCAGCCGCGCGGCCACCGGGTCCTCACTCTTCGCCGACCTGATGCCCTATGTCTCACCGCCGCCACCCGTCCAGGCCCATCCCGAGGCGGTGATGTCGGCGGTCATGGCCGAGCGGCGCCGCCGCGACATGATCAAGCTGGAGCGCGACGACCGCCTGCGCGCCCGGGTGCTCGGCCCGGACCCGCTCTCCCGCTGAGTCCGCTGGCCCGGCCAACCGCTGCCCCGCTGAGTCCGTGGCCCTCACCGGCTGACCCCCCGTGCAGCCAAACCGGCGACGTCGGACACCCAATCGCAAACACGCAGGTCAGTGCGTTGCCACAGGGCCGAGCCCGCGACGTTGCCTGTCCGGGTGCACGCCTGACCCACCCGACGGTGCTCGTCTCAGACGTCATTCGTCATAGGTCAGTCGTCGTAGAACGGCTTGATCTTGTTCTCGATGATCTCCAGGCGCTGGTCGAAGGGCAGGAAGGCGGATTTCATCGCGTTCACCGAGACCCGCCGCAGGTGGCGCAGACCCCAGCCTGCCTCGGCGACCAGCAGTTCCATCTCCCGCGACATCGACGTGCCACTCATCAGCCGGTTGTCGGTGTTGAGCGTCACGCGGAACCGCAACCGGTCCAGCAGCGTGATCGGGTGCGCGGCGATCGAGGGGGCCGCACCGGTCTGCAGGTTGGACGAGGGGCACATCTCCAGGGGGATCCGGCGGTCCCGCACGTAGGCCGCCAGCCGGCCGAGTTGGACGGCCGAGACCTGCTCGGGTGACCAGTCGGCATACGGGGTCTCGATTTCGGTCACCGGAACCCCATCGAGAGTGAGGTCATCGACGATGCGCACGCCGTGACCCAGGCGCTCGGCGCCGCACCACTGGATCGCCTCCCAGATCGACGGCAGGCCGAAGGCCTCCCCCGCGTGGATGGTGAAGTGGAAGTTCTCCCGGCGCAGGTATTCAAAGGCGTCCAGGTGCCGGGTGGGTGGGAAGCCCGCCTCGGCACCCGCGATGTCGAACCCGGTGACGCCGGCATCCCGGTGACGCACGGCCAACTCGGCGATCTCGCGGGACTTGGCGGCGTGCCGCATCGCGGTCACCAGCGTGTCGACCCGGATGGGCCGCCCGGCCTCCGCGGCGAGCGCCTCGCCCTCGCGGATGCCGTCCTCCACTGCAGTGACGACCTCATCCAGACTCAGGCCGCCGGCGAGGTGCTGTTCGGGCGCGTAGCGCGACTCGGCATAGACCACGCCATCGGCCGCCAGGTCCTCGACGCACTCCCGGGCCACCCGGGCCAGCCCCTCAGCGGTCTGCATCACGGCGATGGTGTGGTCGAAGGTCTCCAGGTAACGCACCAGCGAGCCGGAGTCGGCGCTCTCGGCGAACCAGGCACCGAGTCCCTCGACGGTGTCCGCGGGCAGCTCGTGCCCGATCTGCTCGGAGAGCTCCAGGATCGTCGCCGGCCGCAGACCACCATCGAGGTGGTCGTGCAGCAGTGCCTTGGGAGCAGTCTTGATGAGCTCGGGGGTGAGGGACTCAGGCACGGTTGGCCCCTTCCTCGGAGAAGGCGGGAACGCATACCGCGAGGTAGTCCGCGCCCTCGGGCCCGGCCTCGTAGCGCACACGCTCGCCGGCCCGGGTCAGGATCGCCTGGCCGGCGGCGACCGTCTCGGTGTCGCCACCGGTGTGGACCAGGATCTCCCCGGCAATGACATAGGTGACCTCGTCGAAGACGGGGACCTGCGCCGGCTCGTCCCACCCGGCGGGGGCGCTCATGCGGGCCACCGAGTAGTTGTTGTGGCCGGTCGAGGCCCGACCGGCCAACTCCTCGATGATCTTGCCGCCGGGGACGGGGATGCGGACCGGTTCTAGGTGCTCTGCCATGCGCTGATCCTAGAGGTCCGGGCCGCCCGCCGGGATAGAGTGAAGCGGTGAGCACTGACACCGACGTCCCCGCGACGAATGCGGCCGACACGCCTGCCCGGGCTCGGGAGATCCTCGGGGTCTCGCGGCTGACGAACAAGGCCCTGACCTCGTGGCTGCATGGCCTGCCGGGGGTGGATCAGGTCGGCGCGGAGGCTCGTGCTGCGGCCTTGGGCACGCGGTCGATCAAGACGACCTCGAAGGCCTGGGCGATCGACACGGCGATCTCGATGATCGACCTCACCACCCTCGAGGGCGCCGACACCCCCGGTCGGGTCCGCGGGCTGGCAACCAAGGCCCTGGTCCCCGACCCGAGCGACATAAGCACCCCCCGCCCCGCGGCTGTCTGTGTCTATGGCGACATGGTGGGCCACGCCAAGGACGTGCTGGGCGACAGCGGCGTAAAGGTGGCCGCCGTCGCGACGGCCTTCCCGTCCGGGCGGGCCAGCATGGCGGTCAAACTGGCTGATGTCGCCGACGCGGTCAACGCTGGGGCCGATGAGATCGACATGGTGATCGACCGTGGAGCGTTCCTGTCCGGGGACTATCTGACGGTCTTCGACCAGATCGTCGCGGTCAAGGAGGCCTGCGGTGCGGCCCGGCTGAAGGTGATCATGGAGACCGGCGAGCTGGTGACCTATGACAACGTGCGCCGTGCGTCCTACCTGTCGATGTTGGCTGGTGGTGACTTCATCAAGACCTCCACGGGCAAGGTCCAACCGGCAGCCACGCTGCCGGTGACGCTGATCATGTTGCAGGCCGTGCGGGACTGGCGTGAGCTCACTGGGCAGATGGTGGGGGTCAAGCCTGCTGGTGGCATCCGCACCAGCAAGGACGCCATCAAGTTCCTCGTCGCTGTCCATGAGGTCGCCGGGGAGGACTGGCTCACCAACGAGTGGTTCCGTTTTGGTGCCTCCAGCCTGCTCAACGACCTGCTGCTGCAGCGCCAGAAGATGGCCACCGGTGCCTACTCGGGCGCTGACTACATTGCCGACGACTCCCCGTCCCTCTACTAGGAGCAGCCGACCCATGCCGACCTTCGAGTACGCACCGGCGCCGGAGTCCCGCGCCGTCGTCGACATCAAGAGCTCCTACGGGCTGTTCATCGGTGGTGAGTTTGTCGACTCGGCCGGTGGCAGCTCGTTCAAGACGATCAGCCCGGCCACCGAGGAAGTCCTCGCCGAGGTGTCTGAGGCCTCCGATGAGGATGTGGACCGGGCCGTCGCCGCGGCCCGCAGCGCCTACCGGTCCTGGTCACGGATCTCGGGCGCCGACCGGGGCAAGTATCTCTATCGCATCGCGCGGATCATGCAGGAACGGGCCCGGGAGTTCGCGGTCCTGGAGTCCCTGGACAACGGCAAGCCGATCAAGGAGTCCCGCGACGTCGACGTCCCGATCGCGGCCGCGCACTTCTTCTATCACGCGGGCTGGGCCGACAAGCTGGCCTATGCCTCGCTCGGTGACAACCCGCGCCCGCACGGAGTCGTCGGTCAGGTCATCCCGTGGAACTTCCCGCTGCTGATGCTGTCGTGGAAGATCGCCCCGGCGCTGGCCACCGGCAACACCGTGGTGCTCAAGCCGGCCGAGACCACCCCGCTGACGGCACTGCTGTTCGCCGAGGTGTGCCAGCAGGCCGACCTGCCCCCCGGCGTGGTCAACATCATCACCGGCGCCGGTGACACCGGACGGGCGCTGATCGGCCACGACGACGTCGACAAGGTCGCCTTCACCGGCTCCACCGCCGTCGGCAAGGCCATCGCCCGCACCATCGCCGGCACCCGCAAGAAGGCGACGCTGGAGCTGGGCGGCAAGGCCGCCAACATCGTCTTCGACGACGCTCCGGTCGATCAGGCCATCGAGGGCATCGTCAACGGCATCTTCTTCAACCAGGGCCACGTGTGCTGTGCCGGCTCGCGTCTGCTGGTCCAGGAGTCGATCGCCGAGGAGGTCGAGGCCAAGCTCAAGGCCCGCCTGGCCACCCTGCGCGTCGGTGACCCCCTCGACAAGAACACCGACATCGGCGCCATCAACTCACGCGAGCAACTGGACCGCATCACCGAACTGACCGCCGTGGGCGAGGCCGAGGGAGCAACCCGCTGGGCCCCCGAGTGCGAGCTGCCGGCCAACGGCTTCTGGTTCCGCCCCACCATCTTCACCGGCGTCTCCCAGACGCACCGCATCGCCCAGGAGGAGATCTTCGGCCCCGTGCTGTCCGTGCTGACCTTCCGCACCCCCGGTGAGGCAGTCTCCAAGGCCAACAACACGCCCTACGGCCTGTCCGCCGGGATCTGGACCGAAAAGGGCTCGCGGATCCTGTGGATGGCCGACCAGCTCAAGGCCGGCGTGGTCTGGGCCAACACCTTCAACAAGTTCGACCCGACCAGCCCGTTCGGCGGTTACAAGGAGTCGGGCTATGGCCGCGAGGGTGGCCGCCACGGCCTGGCCGCCTATGTCACGACGGGAGCGAACAAGTGAGCACCACCACCAACAAGCCAGCCAGCAAGACCGCCACCACAGCCAGCACCGGGCGGGTGGACGTCCGCAAGACCTACAAGCTCTATATCGGCGGCAAGTTCCCCCGCTCCGAGTCCGGTCGCTCCTACGAGGTCT contains the following coding sequences:
- a CDS encoding RDD family protein, with protein sequence MATRGIFETDRFVTSEAVEIDLPAASLPMRMASGAIDLAVVVIVLLFAFWVSPWSLVGEDMALVQAMVIALLVGSLVAVPVASETLSQGRTLGKLIFGLRTVRDDTGPIGFRHALIRGLTTWFEVWLTGGGLALLIAASNEKAKRLGDFLAGTYVVRERVRLELPPPPEMPAELAPWAISTDIGVIPDGLAVAVRQFLSRRHELTPPSRAATGSSLFADLMPYVSPPPPVQAHPEAVMSAVMAERRRRDMIKLERDDRLRARVLGPDPLSR
- a CDS encoding aldehyde dehydrogenase family protein; the encoded protein is MPTFEYAPAPESRAVVDIKSSYGLFIGGEFVDSAGGSSFKTISPATEEVLAEVSEASDEDVDRAVAAARSAYRSWSRISGADRGKYLYRIARIMQERAREFAVLESLDNGKPIKESRDVDVPIAAAHFFYHAGWADKLAYASLGDNPRPHGVVGQVIPWNFPLLMLSWKIAPALATGNTVVLKPAETTPLTALLFAEVCQQADLPPGVVNIITGAGDTGRALIGHDDVDKVAFTGSTAVGKAIARTIAGTRKKATLELGGKAANIVFDDAPVDQAIEGIVNGIFFNQGHVCCAGSRLLVQESIAEEVEAKLKARLATLRVGDPLDKNTDIGAINSREQLDRITELTAVGEAEGATRWAPECELPANGFWFRPTIFTGVSQTHRIAQEEIFGPVLSVLTFRTPGEAVSKANNTPYGLSAGIWTEKGSRILWMADQLKAGVVWANTFNKFDPTSPFGGYKESGYGREGGRHGLAAYVTTGANK
- a CDS encoding adenosine deaminase, giving the protein MPESLTPELIKTAPKALLHDHLDGGLRPATILELSEQIGHELPADTVEGLGAWFAESADSGSLVRYLETFDHTIAVMQTAEGLARVARECVEDLAADGVVYAESRYAPEQHLAGGLSLDEVVTAVEDGIREGEALAAEAGRPIRVDTLVTAMRHAAKSREIAELAVRHRDAGVTGFDIAGAEAGFPPTRHLDAFEYLRRENFHFTIHAGEAFGLPSIWEAIQWCGAERLGHGVRIVDDLTLDGVPVTEIETPYADWSPEQVSAVQLGRLAAYVRDRRIPLEMCPSSNLQTGAAPSIAAHPITLLDRLRFRVTLNTDNRLMSGTSMSREMELLVAEAGWGLRHLRRVSVNAMKSAFLPFDQRLEIIENKIKPFYDD
- a CDS encoding cupin domain-containing protein; this encodes MAEHLEPVRIPVPGGKIIEELAGRASTGHNNYSVARMSAPAGWDEPAQVPVFDEVTYVIAGEILVHTGGDTETVAAGQAILTRAGERVRYEAGPEGADYLAVCVPAFSEEGANRA
- the deoC gene encoding deoxyribose-phosphate aldolase is translated as MSTDTDVPATNAADTPARAREILGVSRLTNKALTSWLHGLPGVDQVGAEARAAALGTRSIKTTSKAWAIDTAISMIDLTTLEGADTPGRVRGLATKALVPDPSDISTPRPAAVCVYGDMVGHAKDVLGDSGVKVAAVATAFPSGRASMAVKLADVADAVNAGADEIDMVIDRGAFLSGDYLTVFDQIVAVKEACGAARLKVIMETGELVTYDNVRRASYLSMLAGGDFIKTSTGKVQPAATLPVTLIMLQAVRDWRELTGQMVGVKPAGGIRTSKDAIKFLVAVHEVAGEDWLTNEWFRFGASSLLNDLLLQRQKMATGAYSGADYIADDSPSLY